The genomic segment TAGAACCTGAAATGGCATTTTATGACTTAGATATGAACATGGATTTGATAGAAGCCATGCTCAAATACATTATTCAAACTGTACTCAAAGATTGTCAAACAGAGCTCAAACTCTTACAAAGGGACACAAATAAGCTCCAAAAAGTAGTAGACCAACCTTTTGTACGCATGACCTATCAAGAAGCCGTAGAACTGCTTAAGTCTGATAAAACTCAAGCACTTTTAGAGAAAGATATGCAAAATGCTCAACAAAAAACTCAAGAACTGCTTGAAGAACAAAAGCAATTGCAAAAAGAGCAAGGTAGTGCTAAAAAATCACGTAAAGCTGAAATTGACCGCAGAATTCAGGAGATTAACGCTACGCTTAAAGATTTAGAAGAGTTGATGCGAAATATTCCACAATGGATGAAGTCTGCAAGAGAATTTGAATTAGGTAATGACTTCGGAGGTAGTGATGAAACTGTTCTTAGTCGCCATTTTGAAGTACCTATTATGGTACACCGATATCCCCATGAGGTAAAAGCTTTCTACATGAAACGCGATCCCAAAGATAGCCGTTGGGCTATGGGCGTAGACGTACTTGCCCCAGAAGGCTATGGTGAAATTGTAGGCGGAGGAGAACGAGAAACTGACGAACAAGTCCTTATCCAAAAAATTAAAGAACATAACTTACCTATGAGTGCTTTTGAATGGTATTTAGACCTACGGCGATTTGGTTCAGTACCTCATTCAGGTTTTGGATTAGGCTTAGAACGTTTAATCGCATACATTGCTGGGCTGCATCATGTCAGGGAAACTATACCTTTCGCTCGGTATTACACTCGTTTAACACCTTAATCCTATGAAATTGAAACATATTTGTAAAGGACTACTATTGTTTGTAGCACTCCACTTGATAAGCTGCCAAAAGGGCTTGAAAATGCAAAATCAAGATACGGAAAATTTACCTGATAAAAACGCTACCAACCCAGCAAAAGATGTGTACGTAGGCCAGTTCAATGCCGATTCAGCATATTTTTTTCTTGAAAAACAAGTCAGTTTTGGTCCGCGTGTACCCAACACACTTGCGCATAACCTGTGCGGTGCATACTTAGTTACCACTTTATCTCGTTTTGCAGATAAGGTATATGAACAAAAAGCCACCGTAATAGCGTATAACGGTTCACCTTTACCTTTGTACAATATCATAGGTGTTTTTAATCCTACCCATAAAAGAAGAATACTTCTTACTGCACATTGGGACTCTCGCCATACTACAGACCAAGACACAGATAAAACTAAAGCGGTTTTAGGTGCTAACGATGGTGCAAGTGGCGTGGCTGTTTTATTAGAAATAGCCCGATTGTTAAAGCAACATCCAATTCAAAATATAGGTGTAGATATTTTGCTCAACGATGTAGAAGACTACGGCGCTCCCGAAGGCTATCAACCTGAAAAAGAGGATACCTATTGTTTAGGCAGTCAATATTGGGCAAAAAATCCACATATCAAAGACTATACTGCGGAGTATGCTATTGTTTTAGATATGGTAGGTGGTAAAAATGCTACGTTTTATCGCGAACAAATATCAGATGAAACTGCACGTGCATTAGTAGATAAAATTTGGAATAAAGCAGCTCAATTAGGTTACGGAATTTATTTTCTAAACGAAAAAAGTAATGTAGTGATTGATGACCATTTGTACATTTACAAAATAGCAAATATCCCAGCAATTGATATTATTGACTACAATCCTAGCCGCCCCAAAGGTTTTCCTGAATATTGGCATACTCAACGAGATAACCTTTCTAACATAGATAAAAACACGCTAAAAGCTGTGGGACAAACCATTTATGCAGTGTTGAGAGAAATGTAGCTCTGAATTTATGTTTTTGTTGTGCTTTTTGTGAATTTTGTGGTTTTATATTTTGTTTTTTACTTGAAAATATGTAACTTTACAGTGTGTAAAAAAGTATGTACGGGAACTTATCAAATGTAGATGAAATAAAGCACTCTATCATAGCCGATGAAGATCCTGAAAAGTTAGCAGAGTTTGAGGCTCGGATAGAAAGGGGAGAGAAAATAGAACCTCGCGATTGGATGCCCAAAGAGTACCGCAGGCAACTCATTAGAATGATTGAGCAGCATGCCCATTCAGAAATTATCGGTGCTTTACCCGAAGGCACGTGGATTACTCGCGCCCCTGGATTTAAGAGAAAAATGGCACTGATGGCAAAGGTTCAAGATGAAGTAGGGCATGCACAACTGCTTTACAGCGCCGCAGAAACCCTTGGCAAATCTCGCGAAGCAATGATACAGGACTTACTCAATGGTAAGTCTAAATACTCCAATGTATTTAATTACCCCGCTGAAACTTGGGCAGACACTGCTATTATTGCATGGTTAATAGATGCAGGGGCTATTATCAACCAGGTTACTAACTCCAAAGGTTCTTACGGACCTTACAGCAGAGCCCTAGAGCGTATCTGCTACGAAGAATCTTTTCATC from the Bacteroidia bacterium genome contains:
- a CDS encoding OB-fold nucleic acid binding domain-containing protein codes for the protein MNTRIIDLPKHEGSIVTVQGWVYNIRESKGIKFLVIRDGSEFCQAVVTQSEVDENVWQKADQLTQESSLSITGKVVPNHRDRFPFEIQVQDLSIYQIVKDYPITHKEHGVDFLMNHRHLWLRTPRQWAIMRLRNRVIYAIHQFFQEQGFVQMDAPIFTANACEGTSTLFETDFYGVPAYLSQSGQLYGEAMAMAMGKIYTFGPTFRAEKSHTRRHLSEFWMIEPEMAFYDLDMNMDLIEAMLKYIIQTVLKDCQTELKLLQRDTNKLQKVVDQPFVRMTYQEAVELLKSDKTQALLEKDMQNAQQKTQELLEEQKQLQKEQGSAKKSRKAEIDRRIQEINATLKDLEELMRNIPQWMKSAREFELGNDFGGSDETVLSRHFEVPIMVHRYPHEVKAFYMKRDPKDSRWAMGVDVLAPEGYGEIVGGGERETDEQVLIQKIKEHNLPMSAFEWYLDLRRFGSVPHSGFGLGLERLIAYIAGLHHVRETIPFARYYTRLTP
- a CDS encoding M28 family peptidase; amino-acid sequence: MKLKHICKGLLLFVALHLISCQKGLKMQNQDTENLPDKNATNPAKDVYVGQFNADSAYFFLEKQVSFGPRVPNTLAHNLCGAYLVTTLSRFADKVYEQKATVIAYNGSPLPLYNIIGVFNPTHKRRILLTAHWDSRHTTDQDTDKTKAVLGANDGASGVAVLLEIARLLKQHPIQNIGVDILLNDVEDYGAPEGYQPEKEDTYCLGSQYWAKNPHIKDYTAEYAIVLDMVGGKNATFYREQISDETARALVDKIWNKAAQLGYGIYFLNEKSNVVIDDHLYIYKIANIPAIDIIDYNPSRPKGFPEYWHTQRDNLSNIDKNTLKAVGQTIYAVLREM
- the paaA gene encoding 1,2-phenylacetyl-CoA epoxidase subunit A; translation: MYGNLSNVDEIKHSIIADEDPEKLAEFEARIERGEKIEPRDWMPKEYRRQLIRMIEQHAHSEIIGALPEGTWITRAPGFKRKMALMAKVQDEVGHAQLLYSAAETLGKSREAMIQDLLNGKSKYSNVFNYPAETWADTAIIAWLIDAGAIINQVTNSKGSYGPYSRALERICYEESFHLKYGYDNVLTLASGTEKQRKMLQDALNRWWTPIMHFHGPPDKISQHTAILMRWKIKIKSNDEMRQEFLDTYVPKILEIGLTIPDPNLRKNPETGKWEYTEPDWEEFKRVINGHGPCNAERLAVRRKAEENGRWLREAVKSLTDKKTVPLA